In one Brassica oleracea var. oleracea cultivar TO1000 chromosome C9, BOL, whole genome shotgun sequence genomic region, the following are encoded:
- the LOC106317283 gene encoding FRIGIDA-like protein 5, with amino-acid sequence MEKARSSLGLVDLSKHNFHRTLDSLQESAHSLLLLSVQWKEIEGHFDSTKGLLEERAKELQAREESLNGRVMELESKEKELSSVHDSFEAKVDEFEKMEVRFHSECKEALERRKAEFEGFTKRIESMEKELEQQRDLRHEFEPLVSLLGKDTGCSSVAMSTNDLVKRNQALARLIPCLDPAKIVLDAIQASLKDFNDSVVVKSCIVLLEKLIEMNLPITWEVDQEATQLGINWISIAKSNTNNESLVLCCLLFLAAYGLASVTTREVLLNLLERFLLYDQAPRLFRLLELEHSVYGVVETLKNKEEYLAVLRFICEFRLYKLCPRGRPGALLHEYLISSDRAARVPFGTVNLMEAQKARREKIKADATMALECIQERKAEHMFPPKILNKLSLLKNGESAAKRAMEPVHKSLEGRQNTTNAVEKLKAESVTPYEQKQHEAKRQRLTEPITPSGDKIGESGDASPTHPLSTEAKPNNLCGSISADMLRELLEKKPLERELSNAFRCTSNPEKLVIDTSMSLCPTNLEGSYQFKLLITSDSCNLLLDQLKKLPVQIGHPVKGDAKKLAVYWREKITKNKSDELEVVCFLKFLGIYGIVSEFKTSDLLTLLDTSYWHTACPDLCQFLGLDNAITGFIQDLITTGHRLKAVNYIYSFGMLHKFHPVSAIINDSLRITKEAAEKAFRDAENEPASQVAAIDRQIRSLRAGVKCITCHKLESEFQLEDLEERIKSLLKLRRNVSDTAEPPSLGEVGSVSSNNTRLEHSTTAVSSSASKPGSRGQKRSQSSVHVASYTSDHFPEHGSSLNQRLTWPVDHYSRGFNSDYNHNQWTQPEGPPQYQQYYQQYDPYHRNHF; translated from the exons ATGGAGAAGGCAAGGAGTAGTCTAGGGCTTGTTGATCTAAGCAAACACAACTTTCACCGAACCTTAGATTCTCTCCAGGAAAGCGCTCATTCTCTTCTTCTCCTTTCCGTTCAATGGAAGGAGATCGAAGGGCACTTCGATTCCACGAAAGGCCTTCTCGAAGAGCGAGCCAAAGAGCTACAAGCACGTGAGGAATCACTCAATGGCCGAGTCATGGAACTCGAGAGCAAGGAGAAGGAGCTTTCTTCGGTTCACGACTCGTTCGAAGCCAAAGTGGATGAGTTTGAGAAGATGGAGGTGAGGTTTCACTCGGAATGCAAGGAAGCTTTGGAGAGAAGGAAGGCAGAGTTTGAAGGGTTTACAAAGAGAATCGAGTCCATGGAGAAGGAACTAGAGCAACAGAGAGATCTGAGACATGAGTTTGAGCCACTTGTTTCACTGTTGGGTAAAGACACTGGCTGCTCAAGTGTTGCAATGTCTACAAACGATTTGGTCAAGAGAAACCAAGCCTTGGCGAGATTGATTCCATGTTTGGACCCGGCAAAGATTGTTTTGGATGCTATACAAGCGTCTCTTAAAGATTTTAATGATAGTGTTGTTGTTAAAAGTTGCATCGTTTTGTTGGAGAAACTGATAGAGATGAATCTACCTATCACATGGGAGGTGGACCAGGAAGCGACTCAGCTTGGTATTAACTGGATAAGCATAGCAAAATCTAACACAAACAATGAATCTTTGGTGCTATGTTGCTTGTTGTTTCTGGCTGCTTATGGTTTGGCCTCTGTGACTACTCGTGAAGTGCTGTTAAACCTTTTGGAGCGTTTCCTTCTGTATGATCAAGCGCCGAGACTGTTTCGGCTTCTGGAGTTAGAACATAGTGTTTATG GTGTGGTTGAAACTCTAAAGAACAAGGAAGAGTACTTAGCAGTACTGAGATTCATATGTGAGTTCAGGTTATACAAGCTTTGTCCAAGAGGGAGACCAGGAGCCCTTTTGCATGAGTACTTGATTTCATCAGATAGAGCTGCTAGAGTTCCTTTTGGAACTGTAAACTTAATGGAGGCGCAG AAAGCGAGGAGGGAGAAGATTAAAGCTGATGCAACCATGGCACTTGAGTGCATCCAAGAGAGGAAAGCTGAGCATATGTTCCCTCCTAAGATTCTTAATAAGCTGAGTCTATTAAAGAACGGCGAATCAGCAGCCAAGAGAGCAATGGAACCAGTTCATAAAAGTCTTGAGGGGAGACAGAACACAACCAATGCTGTAGAGAAACTTAAAGCTGAATCTGTCACTCCTTATGAACAGAAGCAGCATGAAGCCAAACGACAAAGATTAACTGAGCCTATAACTCCTTCAGGGGATAAGATTGGTGAATCAGGAGATGCCAGTCCAACTCATCCTTTAAGCACTGAAGCTAAGCCAAACAATCTCTGTGGCTCCATCAGCGCAGACATGTTAAGGGAGTTACTAGAAAAGAAACCTCTAGAGCGTGAACTCTCCAATGCTTTCAGATGCACATCAAATCCAGAAAAGCTAGTTATAGACACATCCATGTCTCTATGTCCTACAAACCTTGAAGGGAGCTACCAATTCAAGCTGCTGATTACTTCAGATAGCTGCAACTTATTGTTGGACCAGCTGAAGAAGCTCCCTGTTCAAATAGGACATCCAGTAAAAGGGGATGCAAAGAAACTTGCTGTTTACTGGAGAGAAAAGATTACAAAGAATAAGAGTGATGAGTTAGAAGTAGTTTGTTTCCTAAAGTTTCTAGGTATCTATGGGATAGTGTCAGAGTTCAAGACCAGTGACCTTCTAACTCTACTGGACACCTCTTATTGGCACACTGCATGTCCTGATCTTTGCCAGTTTCTTGGTTTAGACAACGCCATTACAG GTTTCATTCAAGACCTCATAACGACTGGGCATCGTCTCAAGGCAGTTAACTACATATACTCATTTGGTATGTTACATAAGTTCCATCCTGTTTCTGCTATTATAAACGATTCATTGAGGATTACAAAGGAGGCTGCAGAGAAGGCGTTTAGAGACGCAGAGAATGAACCTGCATCACAG GTTGCTGCAATAGACAGGCAGATCAGGTCCTTAAGAGCCGGCGTCAAATGCATAACGTGTCACAAACTCGAATCAGAGTTTCAGCTCGAAGACCTCGAGGAGAGGATCAAGTCGCTTTTGAAGCTTAGAAGAAACGTGTCTGATACGGCAGAACCACCAAGTTTAGGAGAGGTTGGTTCTGTCAGCAGCAACAACACACGTTTGGAACATTCAACGACGGCTGTTTCCTCCTCTGCTAGCAAACCGGGTTCGAGAGGACAAAAGCGAAGTCAGAGCTCAGTACATGTTGCTTCTTACACAAGCGATCATTTTCCTGAACATGGCTCTTCCCTGAATCAAAGACTGACTTGGCCGGTGGATCATTACAGCAGAGGTTTCAACTCTGACTACAATCATAACCAGTGGACACAACCGGAGGGACCTCCTCAGTATCAACAATATTATCAACAGTATGATCCTTATCACAGGAATCATTTCTAA